DNA from Rhodobacteraceae bacterium M382:
CCTGGTACATCCACACCCAGAATATGAACAGGGTGACAAAGGCCATCCAGCCCATCTCGCGCTTGCGTTGATTGGCCATGACGGTGAGGATGTCTGACCAGCCGAAGCTCTCTCCCTTCTGCGACCGACGCGACATTTCATAAAGCCCGGCGGCTGCGAAGGGGGCGACCAGCGGAAAGCCGACAATGGCGGGAATGATCATCCAGATCTTGCCGAGCCAGACCAGGCTCCAAACAAGCAGGAGCCCGAAAACCGCAAAGAATAGACCGAAGAAGCCGCTCATGTAGGGGTGCGCAAGAAAGTCTGAAAACCCGGCTTTTAGAGATGTGGTGATATCCCCCGCAGTTACCTTGTTGACCATGGGCATGGTCGACCTCTGCAGCAAGAGATCATCCGGTGACCTGGGACCCGTGGACTTTGATGTCACGACACACTCCTTCCCAAACATAGCATCGCGCTGGTCCGCTTGCCAGCAGACCTCACAGTGAAACAGACATCGCTCCTTCGCCGACAAGGCTGCACCAAGCGAGGTTTTGGGGCAAGGGTGGAATGGCAACAATGCCGGCGTCTGACCTCCGGTCGATAGGAGATGCTGCAAATCGTACCTAGGGCGACTTTGGGAACTAGCCCGGGGGCCTTCTGAATGTCCCCTAAGCGCCGGTAAGGCTATGAAACGCGCCCGGCAGCACCGACTTTGCAAAGGTCATTTTTTGCGCACAGCAGCCATTGACGGCCAGAAAGGTATCCAGGGTTTGTGCCGATGTGGCTGCTTCCAGCCAGCCCAAGGCGGACCTGTGTCGAGGGCGCAGCACTACGTCAGTTCAGGGACATGAGGGTGGAAAGCGGAAATTCGCTGCGTTTGCGAAGGGTTCCTACCTTCCAGATAAAAGCGGCCATTCAAGCCCTCGTAAATCAAAGCCCAAATGCTGTACTGCGCACCAAGGGCAGCAATGCGCAGAAAGTTGAAATTGAAAAGTCTGATCGACTTGAAGAAATCGAACAGTTAACTTGCGAATCGTGAGCGGCTGAGCCGCGCTTAGTGCAAAGAATTCGGCTTTAGGAGTGAGCCGCTGAAGATGTAAACCAGTACTTCGAGAGTGTTTTGATAACAAATATTCTTCGCTTACTCTGGGGTTACTGGTATTCGGGAAGAAACATTTTTTATCCGCCCAGACTTAAATTTGCGTGAGAAACGTGATCTATTTTTACGAGAAGGTGAATTATGTCACACATAGGCTTTGAAAAAGAATTTGCTGAAGAGTTGCTGACGTGGTTCCAAACGGAGAGCCCCAGTATTTTCAATTTGAACCACACCCATGCAAAAGACATATCTCTAGATGCTCAGAGGCGTCGCGCGATCAATTGCGCATGGTCATTGTACAAAACAAAAAGGACAGACGATAAAAGCGTGGTGGCGGTTATTGGGGCTGGTTTCTCGGGTTTGGTTTTTGCGACCACCTTGAGCCTCCTTTCAGGATGCAGTGTTATTATATTTGAAAAAGGTAAGGCCCTGAATAGGCATCGAGAGTCGTTCTTTAGGTTCATTAGTCCCGCATTGAATGTGTCCAATACAGACAGGCAAGTTCGTGAGAGCTACGACAAATTCAATACGGAGTACTTTCCGTATCGCCCAAATCAGACATTCAAAATAGCGGAGAAATGGTTTAGAGAATTTGATCTTTTGACCCGAAACCTTCAGGTTTTAACATTGAAGACGTTGAAGTAACCAAATTTTCTGCGAGTAGAACGGATGTTGAAGTATTCCTGAGCACAGGGAACGAAACATTACCCACAAGTTTGAATTTTGATCTCGCTGTTTGCGCCATGGGATTTGGGGCGGAAAGCCCAGTTGACTTTGAGGATGTTTCAGATTTCTCCTACTGGAATAGTGGAGTGCCAGAGTGCTATCAAAACCGAATTGGCTTTAAAGATGTGTTGGTTTCTGGCGGTGGCGACAGTGGCATCATTGAAGTATTGTCGCACGTTTTTCCTTCATTCAGACATGATGAGATTGAGAGTTTTATTCGACTGCTGTCGGAAAACCAGCTTCAGAACATAAATAACGCCTTAGAAAAATTTGAAAATGAATTTGAATCGGATGAGCCGTGGCAGGGCATCATGGCATACCCAAGTACTCGAGACCTAATTAATTGGTACTCAACCCAAATTACCACCACCTTTAGTCAAGAACCACTTAGGGGGTACTCACCCCCCA
Protein-coding regions in this window:
- a CDS encoding NAD(P)/FAD-dependent oxidoreductase, translated to MSHIGFEKEFAEELLTWFQTESPSIFNLNHTHAKDISLDAQRRRAINCAWSLYKTKRTDDKSVVAVIGAGFSGLVFATTLSLLSGCSVIIFEKGKALNRHRESFFRFISPALNVSNTDRQVRESYDKFNTEYFPYRPNQTFKIAEKWFREFDLLTRNLQVLTLKTLK